In the genome of Tropicibacter oceani, one region contains:
- a CDS encoding TIGR01244 family sulfur transferase, which produces MTPRQITPRYHVTPQITPEDMPAVKAAGFVRVICNRPDAENPPALQAEAMAEAAKAAGLEFEVLPLTHQTMTPENVARQKALIDDAAGPVLAYCASGTRCTVIWALGQVGAQGVDEILTQAAQAGYDLAGLRPTLDALAAQKG; this is translated from the coding sequence ATGACACCGCGCCAAATCACCCCCCGCTATCACGTGACCCCTCAGATCACCCCCGAGGACATGCCCGCCGTCAAGGCGGCGGGGTTTGTCCGGGTGATCTGCAACCGGCCCGATGCCGAAAACCCGCCTGCCCTGCAGGCCGAGGCGATGGCAGAGGCGGCCAAGGCCGCCGGGCTGGAGTTCGAGGTTCTGCCCCTGACGCATCAGACCATGACGCCGGAAAACGTCGCGCGGCAAAAGGCGCTGATCGACGATGCGGCAGGCCCGGTTCTGGCCTATTGCGCGTCCGGCACGCGCTGCACGGTGATCTGGGCGCTGGGACAGGTTGGCGCGCAAGGCGTTGACGAGATCCTGACCCAGGCCGCGCAGGCCGGGTACGATCTGGCCGGGCTGCGCCCAACCCTGGACGCCCTGGCCGCGCAAAAGGGCTGA
- a CDS encoding FliM/FliN family flagellar motor C-terminal domain-containing protein: MSPAKALRRALSRTADVNWDLALVTLAVTIDQRDQDGVIDGLGKSDLLILIDGPEGALGLAVLDREVITGLIEVQTIQQVTQMPVDTDRVLTPTDAAMMAPMIDGTMERFVENLGDHPLLPQIEGYRFGAMLEDARSAGLLLNAANYRVFRAEVDIALGRRRGFVTFILPDRRKPKGKGPENESETGPGPHADVFGRVPARLDAVLAHLSMPLNKAQALKPGDLVPLPHDALDRVELSAGRGRSVVVGRLGQLNGMRAVRLSMPPAKGAAAMAKPAADQGKADFSAAAQAEEPGLPALAEGGGFDAGGFDADSPEPLPDLPAMDFAAEAGEFDMDFGGGGGDFDAAPAEGGETLPAIGTDFASAPVEFDFEE, encoded by the coding sequence ATGTCGCCGGCCAAGGCGCTGCGCCGTGCACTGTCGCGCACCGCCGACGTCAACTGGGATCTGGCGCTGGTCACCCTGGCCGTCACCATCGACCAGCGCGATCAGGACGGCGTCATCGACGGGCTGGGCAAATCCGACCTGCTGATTCTGATCGACGGCCCCGAAGGCGCGCTGGGACTGGCTGTGCTGGACCGCGAGGTCATCACCGGCCTGATCGAGGTGCAGACCATCCAGCAGGTCACCCAGATGCCGGTCGACACCGACCGCGTTCTGACCCCGACCGATGCGGCGATGATGGCGCCGATGATCGACGGCACGATGGAACGCTTTGTCGAAAACCTTGGCGATCATCCGCTGCTGCCGCAGATCGAAGGCTATCGTTTCGGCGCCATGCTTGAGGATGCGCGCAGTGCCGGGCTGTTGCTGAACGCCGCCAACTACCGCGTCTTTCGCGCCGAGGTGGACATCGCCCTGGGGCGGCGCCGCGGCTTTGTCACCTTCATCCTTCCGGATCGGCGCAAGCCCAAGGGCAAAGGGCCGGAAAACGAGTCGGAAACCGGCCCGGGCCCCCATGCCGATGTCTTTGGCCGCGTGCCTGCGCGGCTGGATGCGGTCCTTGCGCATCTGTCGATGCCCTTGAACAAGGCGCAGGCGCTCAAACCCGGCGATCTTGTGCCCCTGCCGCATGATGCCCTGGACCGGGTCGAATTGTCCGCCGGTCGCGGCCGCAGCGTGGTGGTTGGCCGCCTGGGGCAGTTGAACGGGATGCGGGCCGTGCGGCTCAGCATGCCGCCCGCCAAGGGCGCGGCGGCCATGGCCAAACCGGCCGCCGATCAGGGCAAGGCGGATTTCTCGGCCGCCGCCCAAGCCGAAGAGCCGGGGCTGCCGGCGCTGGCAGAGGGGGGCGGTTTTGATGCCGGGGGTTTTGATGCGGACAGCCCCGAACCGCTGCCCGATCTGCCGGCCATGGATTTCGCCGCCGAAGCGGGCGAATTCGACATGGATTTCGGCGGAGGAGGCGGCGATTTCGACGCCGCCCCGGCCGAGGGCGGCGAAACGCTGCCCGCCATCGGGACCGATTTCGCCTCGGCCCCGGTGGAATTCGATTTCGAGGAATAG
- a CDS encoding ATP-binding protein: MTAINSLAAISVAYVLMLFAVAFVAEQAARRGRGAWLSSPIIYTLSLSIYCTAWTFYGAVGAAARSGFEYLTIYLGPSLVLVGWWWVLRKLVRIGRSQRITSVADLISSRYGKSNLLGVGVTLLAVVGTTPYIALQLQSVTLSVEVFADAAPAGDAPLTAFWVAVGLAIFTVIFGTRNLDANERHHGVVMAIAVEAIVKLAALLAVGAFVVWGVSGGIGPTLERIDASSLGQWQVSGGRWAGLMLLSAAAFLCLPRMFQVMVVENDNDRQLHMAAWAFPLYLMLMSLFIVPIAVVGLDLLPAGSNPDLFVLTVPLSQGQNGLAMLSFLGGFSSATSMVIVAAIALSTMVSNHIVMPLWLRWRAGGASVSGDVRNVVLLSRRLSIAGVLALGYFYYSLSGGGEALSVIGLISFTGVAQVLPAMLGGIFWRGATRNGALAGLTVGFAVWLYTLYLPSFGPGTLLPASLFDNGPLGIGWLRPRALFGIEGIDPLLHAVLWSLSLNTVAFFAVSLTSFPTPLERLQGAQFVNIGRAASRTRRWSGGAAQSEDLMVMAQRILGPSDAQALFLREARKQGVSGLLPDPTPEFLEALERELSGSVGAATAHAMVSQIVGGASVSVEDLMAVADETAQMMEYSARLETQSHELTRTARQLREANEKLTRLSVQKDAFLSQISHELRTPMTSIRAFSEILRDAEGLAAQDRIRYSSIIHDEAVRLTRLLDDLLDLSVLENGQVSLNLRRAQLSELLDRAVASATHGETGMTIRRNLASEAFWLHTDIDRLAQVCINLIANARKYCDAPQPVLEIRVGQSEGRTVVDFIDNGSGVAQDQQDVIFEKFARVSDREAGGAGLGLAICRQIMARLGGDISYLPGQGGGAFRVVLPQDQALAAQ; encoded by the coding sequence GTGACCGCGATCAACAGCCTGGCGGCGATTTCGGTCGCCTATGTCCTGATGCTGTTCGCCGTGGCCTTTGTCGCTGAACAGGCGGCGCGGCGCGGGCGCGGGGCCTGGCTCAGCTCTCCGATCATCTACACGCTGTCGCTGTCGATCTATTGCACGGCCTGGACCTTTTACGGGGCGGTCGGGGCGGCGGCGCGCAGCGGCTTTGAATACCTGACCATCTACCTTGGCCCCAGCCTCGTGCTGGTTGGCTGGTGGTGGGTGCTGCGCAAGCTGGTGCGCATCGGGCGCAGCCAGCGCATCACCTCGGTCGCGGACCTGATTTCGTCGCGCTACGGCAAATCCAACCTGCTGGGCGTCGGCGTGACGCTTTTGGCCGTGGTCGGAACCACGCCCTATATCGCGCTGCAATTGCAGTCGGTCACCCTGTCGGTCGAGGTCTTTGCCGATGCCGCCCCCGCGGGCGACGCGCCGCTGACCGCCTTTTGGGTCGCGGTGGGGCTGGCGATCTTTACCGTCATCTTCGGCACCCGCAACCTGGACGCAAACGAACGCCACCACGGGGTCGTCATGGCCATCGCGGTCGAGGCGATCGTCAAGCTGGCGGCGCTGCTGGCGGTGGGTGCCTTTGTGGTCTGGGGCGTGTCCGGAGGCATCGGCCCGACGCTGGAGCGGATCGACGCCAGCAGCCTGGGGCAATGGCAGGTTTCGGGCGGGCGCTGGGCCGGGCTGATGCTGCTGTCGGCGGCGGCCTTCCTGTGCCTGCCTCGGATGTTCCAGGTCATGGTGGTCGAAAACGACAACGACCGCCAGCTGCACATGGCCGCCTGGGCCTTTCCCTTGTACCTGATGCTGATGAGCCTGTTCATCGTGCCGATCGCCGTGGTCGGGCTGGACCTGCTGCCGGCGGGGTCGAACCCAGACCTTTTCGTGCTGACCGTGCCGCTGTCGCAGGGGCAGAACGGGTTGGCGATGCTGTCCTTTCTTGGCGGTTTCAGTTCCGCCACCTCGATGGTGATCGTCGCGGCGATTGCCCTGTCGACGATGGTGTCCAACCACATCGTCATGCCGCTGTGGCTGCGCTGGCGGGCAGGGGGCGCCAGCGTTTCCGGCGATGTGCGCAATGTGGTGCTGCTGTCGCGCCGCCTGTCGATTGCCGGGGTGCTGGCGCTGGGCTATTTCTATTATTCGCTGTCCGGCGGCGGCGAGGCGCTTTCGGTCATTGGACTGATTTCCTTTACCGGCGTGGCGCAGGTGTTGCCGGCGATGCTGGGCGGCATCTTTTGGCGTGGAGCCACGCGCAACGGCGCGCTGGCGGGGCTGACCGTGGGCTTTGCGGTCTGGCTGTATACCCTGTACCTGCCCAGTTTCGGCCCCGGCACCCTGCTGCCGGCCAGCCTGTTCGACAACGGCCCGCTGGGCATCGGCTGGCTGCGCCCGCGCGCGCTGTTCGGGATCGAAGGCATCGACCCCTTGCTGCATGCGGTCCTGTGGTCGCTGTCGCTGAACACCGTGGCCTTTTTCGCCGTCTCTTTGACCAGCTTTCCGACCCCGCTGGAACGGCTTCAGGGCGCGCAATTCGTCAATATTGGCCGCGCCGCCAGCCGCACGCGGCGCTGGTCCGGTGGCGCCGCCCAGTCCGAGGATCTGATGGTCATGGCGCAGCGCATCCTGGGGCCTTCGGATGCCCAGGCACTGTTCCTGCGCGAGGCACGCAAACAAGGTGTGTCCGGCCTTCTGCCCGACCCCACGCCCGAATTCCTCGAGGCGCTCGAACGCGAGCTGTCCGGCTCGGTCGGGGCGGCGACGGCCCATGCCATGGTCAGCCAGATCGTCGGCGGCGCCAGTGTCTCGGTCGAGGATCTGATGGCCGTGGCGGACGAGACCGCACAGATGATGGAATATTCCGCGCGGCTGGAAACCCAAAGCCACGAACTGACCCGCACCGCCCGCCAACTGCGCGAGGCGAACGAGAAACTGACCCGGCTGTCGGTGCAGAAGGATGCCTTTCTTTCGCAGATCAGCCACGAATTGCGCACGCCGATGACCTCGATCCGGGCCTTTTCGGAAATCCTGCGCGATGCCGAAGGCCTGGCCGCGCAGGACCGGATTCGCTATTCGTCGATCATCCACGACGAAGCGGTGCGCCTGACCCGCCTGCTGGACGATCTTCTGGATCTGTCGGTGCTGGAAAACGGCCAGGTCAGCCTGAACCTGCGGCGTGCGCAGCTGTCGGAACTGCTGGACCGGGCGGTGGCCTCGGCGACCCATGGCGAGACAGGCATGACGATCCGGCGCAACCTGGCCTCCGAAGCCTTCTGGCTGCACACCGATATCGACCGGCTGGCGCAGGTCTGCATCAACCTGATCGCCAATGCGCGCAAATACTGCGATGCGCCGCAGCCCGTTCTGGAAATCCGCGTTGGCCAAAGCGAAGGCCGCACCGTGGTTGATTTCATCGACAACGGGTCAGGTGTGGCGCAGGACCAGCAGGACGTCATCTTTGAAAAATTCGCCCGCGTCAGCGACCGCGAGGCTGGCGGCGCCGGGCTGGGCCTGGCCATCTGCCGCCAGATCATGGCGCGCCTTGGGGGGGATATTTCCTATCTGCCCGGGCAGGGCGGCGGTGCGTTCCGGGTTGTCCTGCCGCAGGATCAGGCCCTGGCCGCGCAATAA
- a CDS encoding response regulator transcription factor — protein sequence MAGNVLLIEDEPNIIEAIRFILSRDGWQVDTHSNGIDAADVVRSKRPDVLILDVMLPGRSGYDILRDLREAPETSGLPVLMLTARGQSKDRELAERAGVSRFMTKPFSNAEVLDAVRALGGHE from the coding sequence ATGGCAGGCAACGTGCTGCTGATCGAGGACGAGCCGAACATCATCGAAGCCATCCGCTTTATCCTGTCGCGGGATGGCTGGCAGGTGGACACTCATTCGAACGGGATCGATGCCGCAGATGTGGTGCGCAGCAAGCGCCCGGATGTGCTGATCCTGGATGTCATGCTGCCCGGGCGGTCGGGCTATGACATCCTGCGCGATCTGCGCGAGGCGCCGGAAACCTCGGGGTTGCCGGTGCTGATGCTGACCGCGCGCGGGCAAAGTAAGGATCGCGAACTGGCCGAACGGGCCGGGGTCAGCCGTTTCATGACCAAGCCCTTTTCCAACGCCGAGGTACTGGACGCGGTGCGCGCGCTGGGTGGACATGAGTGA
- a CDS encoding helix-turn-helix transcriptional regulator — protein sequence MPRDTLTGSRIRERRIMRGVKQADLARKAGISASYLNLIEHNRRRIGGKLLLDIAGILEVEPTVLSEGAEATLIATLREAASDVPQAGAEMDRVEEFAGRFPGWAQLLADGRTRIAALERTVETLTDRMTHDPHLAASLHEMLSTVTAIHSAAAILAEPGDVDPEWQARFHRNIHEDSERLADTSRALVTYLEADSEAATELGVPQEELDATLEAAGHQVPELEQGGTVDAAAARLGQGLSTAARALLVTWLQRYASDAAALPIARLQAPLDDLGPDPARLAQALAADPAQVMRRLAALPPQVLPDPVGLAICDASGVLSYRKPLPDFPMPRFGAACPLWPLYRALNRPWVILSLPVVQPGRHETVYQAQALASPVGAHAVNADPLFEAHMLIRPLPGRPEGAAPLPVGTACRICPRAGCPGRREPSVLAEV from the coding sequence ATGCCCCGTGACACGCTGACCGGATCGCGGATCCGCGAAAGACGCATCATGCGCGGCGTCAAGCAGGCCGATCTGGCGCGCAAGGCCGGGATCTCGGCCTCGTATCTGAACCTGATCGAACACAACCGGCGCAGAATCGGCGGCAAGCTTTTGCTGGATATCGCCGGGATTCTGGAGGTCGAGCCCACGGTCCTGAGCGAAGGCGCCGAGGCGACGCTGATCGCCACCCTGCGCGAGGCGGCCTCGGACGTGCCGCAGGCGGGGGCGGAAATGGACCGGGTCGAGGAATTTGCCGGGCGCTTTCCCGGCTGGGCCCAGCTGCTGGCGGACGGGCGGACGCGGATCGCGGCGCTGGAACGCACCGTCGAAACCCTGACCGACCGGATGACCCACGACCCGCACCTGGCCGCATCGCTGCATGAAATGCTGTCGACGGTGACCGCCATCCATTCCGCCGCCGCCATCCTTGCCGAACCCGGCGATGTCGATCCCGAATGGCAGGCGCGCTTTCACCGCAACATCCACGAAGACAGCGAAAGGCTGGCCGACACCTCGCGGGCGCTGGTCACCTATCTCGAAGCGGACAGCGAGGCGGCGACCGAACTGGGCGTGCCGCAGGAAGAACTGGATGCCACGCTTGAGGCGGCCGGCCATCAAGTGCCAGAACTGGAACAGGGCGGCACCGTCGATGCGGCGGCGGCGCGGCTGGGCCAAGGGCTGTCGACCGCCGCCCGCGCTCTGCTGGTGACCTGGTTGCAACGCTATGCCAGCGATGCGGCCGCACTGCCGATCGCGCGGCTTCAGGCGCCGCTGGACGACCTTGGCCCCGATCCGGCCCGCCTGGCACAGGCCCTGGCGGCCGATCCGGCACAGGTCATGCGGCGGCTGGCCGCGCTGCCGCCGCAGGTGCTGCCCGATCCTGTCGGGCTGGCGATCTGCGATGCCTCGGGGGTGCTGAGCTATCGCAAGCCGCTGCCGGATTTCCCGATGCCCCGCTTTGGCGCGGCCTGTCCGCTTTGGCCGCTGTACCGGGCGCTGAACCGCCCCTGGGTGATCCTGTCGCTGCCGGTGGTGCAGCCGGGCCGCCACGAAACCGTCTATCAGGCCCAGGCGCTGGCCAGCCCGGTCGGCGCCCACGCCGTAAACGCCGACCCGCTGTTCGAGGCGCACATGCTGATCCGCCCGCTGCCCGGCCGCCCCGAAGGCGCGGCGCCGCTGCCGGTGGGCACGGCCTGTCGCATCTGTCCGCGCGCCGGATGCCCGGGCCGCCGCGAACCTTCGGTGCTGGCCGAGGTGTGA
- a CDS encoding substrate-binding protein: MSKTNLTRRGVLKSGAVAGAGVALPTIFTGSSVSAFTNDPTGDTVTLGFNVPQTGPYADEGADELRAYELAVEHLNGGGDGGMLNTFSSKVLDGTGILGKKVAYVTGDTQTKSDAARASAKSMIEKDGAVMITGGSSSGVAVAVQGLCQEAGVIFMAGLTHSNDTTGKDKKANGFRHFFNGYMSAAALAPVLKNLYGDDRKAYHLTADYTWGWTQQESIAAATEAMGWETVNNVLTPLAATDFSSYIAPVLNSGADVLVLNHYGGNMVNSLTNAVQFGLRNKEVNGKNFEIVVPLFSRLMARGAGENIKGIVGSTNWHWSLQDEGSKAFVKSFGTKYGFPPSQAAHTCYVQTLLYADAVQRAGSFNPCAVVEALEGGDSSLPGISSPANKGYLFDGLGNGQTLYRSADHQCFKDVLVVKGKENPTSEFDLLEVVEVTPAAQVWYEPDHPMFAGGQLGSCNPGA; encoded by the coding sequence ATGTCCAAAACCAACCTGACACGTCGTGGCGTGCTCAAGTCCGGCGCTGTCGCCGGTGCGGGCGTCGCACTGCCGACGATCTTCACCGGCTCGTCGGTGTCCGCCTTTACCAACGACCCGACCGGTGACACCGTCACCCTTGGCTTCAACGTGCCCCAGACCGGCCCCTATGCTGACGAAGGCGCCGACGAACTGCGCGCCTACGAGCTGGCTGTCGAGCACCTGAACGGCGGCGGCGACGGCGGCATGCTGAACACCTTCTCCTCGAAGGTTCTGGACGGCACCGGCATCCTCGGGAAAAAGGTCGCCTATGTGACCGGCGACACGCAGACCAAGTCTGACGCTGCCCGCGCATCGGCCAAGTCGATGATCGAAAAAGACGGCGCGGTGATGATCACCGGCGGTTCGTCCTCGGGCGTGGCGGTTGCCGTGCAGGGTCTGTGCCAGGAAGCTGGCGTGATCTTCATGGCGGGTCTGACCCACTCGAACGACACCACCGGCAAGGACAAGAAGGCGAACGGTTTCCGTCACTTCTTCAACGGTTACATGTCCGCGGCCGCGCTGGCGCCGGTTCTCAAGAACCTGTACGGCGATGACCGCAAGGCCTATCACCTGACCGCCGACTACACCTGGGGCTGGACGCAGCAGGAATCGATCGCAGCCGCGACCGAAGCCATGGGCTGGGAAACCGTCAACAACGTGCTGACCCCGCTGGCCGCGACGGACTTCTCATCCTACATCGCGCCGGTCCTGAACTCGGGCGCCGATGTTCTGGTTCTGAACCACTACGGCGGAAACATGGTCAACTCGCTGACCAACGCCGTTCAGTTCGGCCTTCGCAACAAGGAAGTCAACGGCAAGAACTTCGAGATCGTCGTTCCGCTGTTCTCGCGCCTGATGGCACGTGGTGCCGGCGAAAACATCAAGGGCATCGTTGGGTCCACCAACTGGCATTGGTCGCTGCAGGACGAAGGCTCCAAGGCATTCGTCAAGTCGTTCGGCACCAAGTACGGCTTCCCGCCGAGCCAGGCCGCGCACACCTGCTATGTTCAGACCCTGCTGTATGCAGACGCTGTTCAGCGTGCCGGTTCGTTCAACCCCTGCGCGGTTGTCGAGGCCCTCGAAGGCGGCGACAGCAGCCTGCCGGGCATCTCGTCGCCGGCCAACAAGGGTTACCTGTTCGACGGTCTGGGCAACGGCCAGACGCTGTATCGTTCGGCTGACCACCAGTGCTTCAAGGACGTGCTGGTCGTGAAGGGCAAAGAGAACCCCACCTCCGAGTTCGACCTTCTGGAAGTCGTCGAAGTCACCCCGGCCGCTCAGGTCTGGTACGAGCCCGATCACCCGATGTTTGCGGGCGGTCAGCTGGGTTCCTGCAACCCGGGCGCATAA
- a CDS encoding branched-chain amino acid ABC transporter permease gives MDAILLQILNGLDKGSAYALIALGLTLIFGTLGVVNFAHGAIFMIGAFCSVTLQRLFNLSYEVIDETQKDFLGNPLKVKTPYVESWFGPEMGATIIDWSVPLAILFAIPVMLVIGYVMERGLIKHFYKRPHADQILVTFGLAIVLQEVIKYFFGANPIQTPAPEALSGVAQLAEGIVYPVWRIVYFCFAVVIIGAVFAFLQFTTFGMVVRAGMADRETVGLLGIDIDKRFTIMFGLAAAVAGLAGVMYGPINAPNYHMGMDFLVLSFVVVVVGGMGSLPGAVLAGFVLGILESFASTTWATTTLPGINQIIIYLVAIIILLTRPRGLMGRKGVMED, from the coding sequence ATGGACGCAATCCTCCTGCAAATTCTAAACGGGCTCGACAAGGGCTCGGCCTATGCGCTTATCGCGCTTGGGCTTACACTGATCTTCGGCACGCTGGGCGTGGTGAACTTTGCCCATGGCGCGATCTTCATGATCGGCGCCTTCTGCTCGGTTACGCTGCAACGGCTATTCAACCTGTCGTACGAAGTCATCGACGAAACCCAGAAGGACTTTCTTGGCAACCCGCTCAAGGTAAAGACCCCCTATGTCGAAAGCTGGTTCGGCCCCGAAATGGGCGCGACCATCATCGACTGGTCGGTGCCTCTGGCCATCTTGTTCGCGATCCCGGTCATGCTGGTGATCGGCTATGTCATGGAACGCGGCCTGATCAAGCATTTCTACAAACGCCCCCATGCGGACCAGATCCTGGTGACCTTTGGCCTGGCCATCGTGCTGCAGGAAGTCATCAAGTATTTCTTTGGCGCGAACCCCATCCAGACCCCCGCCCCCGAAGCGCTTTCGGGCGTGGCGCAGCTGGCCGAGGGGATCGTCTATCCGGTCTGGCGCATCGTCTATTTCTGCTTTGCCGTTGTCATCATCGGCGCGGTCTTTGCCTTTTTGCAGTTCACCACCTTCGGGATGGTGGTGCGCGCGGGCATGGCCGACCGTGAAACCGTTGGCCTGCTAGGCATCGACATCGACAAGCGTTTCACCATCATGTTCGGCCTTGCCGCCGCGGTCGCGGGCCTTGCCGGGGTGATGTACGGACCAATCAACGCACCAAACTACCACATGGGCATGGACTTTCTTGTGCTGTCCTTCGTCGTGGTCGTCGTGGGCGGCATGGGCAGCCTGCCTGGCGCCGTTCTGGCCGGCTTTGTCCTGGGAATCCTGGAAAGCTTTGCATCGACCACCTGGGCCACCACCACCCTGCCCGGCATCAACCAGATCATCATCTACCTTGTCGCCATTATCATCCTTCTGACCCGTCCGCGCGGTCTGATGGGTCGCAAAGGCGTGATGGAGGACTAA
- a CDS encoding branched-chain amino acid ABC transporter permease, giving the protein MFGLEKNDSKLLLIVAVLVLLAPFILNPFPEGSGLAQFNAGYPDLMQRFVIFGIFAIGFNIMFGLTGYLSFGHAAFLGVGSYSAVWMFKLLSMNILPAIILSVIIAGLFALLIGYVSLRRSGIYFSILTLAFAQMSFALAYSVLTPLTNGETGLQLTLDDPRVLGVSATADGSIPVTNLFGLEMRSTFQLNLGDWLFTFSAGYYVCAVVMLLAFYLSVRIFRSPFGMMLRAIKSNQQRLYYTGLNARPYTLAAFVISGMYAGLAGGLMASMDPLAGAERMQWTASGEVVLMTILGGAGTLIGPVLGAGMIKYFENIFSKINDNVLHGWFSFLPDGIEDFLVTIVHPFVGKGWHLTLGIIFMLVVIFLPGGLVEGGQRIGRLFKRKKAEDNDKSTSTEPAE; this is encoded by the coding sequence ATGTTCGGACTCGAAAAAAACGACAGCAAACTGCTGCTCATCGTCGCGGTGCTCGTACTGCTGGCACCCTTCATCCTGAACCCCTTCCCCGAAGGCTCCGGCCTTGCGCAGTTCAACGCCGGTTACCCGGACCTGATGCAGCGTTTCGTGATCTTCGGGATCTTCGCCATCGGCTTCAACATCATGTTCGGCCTGACCGGTTACCTGTCCTTCGGGCACGCGGCCTTTCTGGGTGTGGGCTCCTACTCGGCGGTCTGGATGTTCAAACTGCTCAGCATGAACATCCTGCCGGCGATCATCCTGTCGGTCATCATCGCGGGCCTGTTTGCCCTGTTGATCGGCTATGTGTCGCTGCGCCGGTCGGGGATCTACTTTTCGATCCTGACGCTGGCCTTTGCGCAGATGTCCTTTGCCCTGGCCTATTCGGTGCTGACACCGCTGACCAACGGCGAAACCGGCCTGCAACTGACGCTGGACGACCCGCGCGTCCTGGGCGTGTCGGCAACGGCGGACGGGTCGATCCCCGTGACCAACCTGTTCGGCCTTGAAATGCGCTCGACCTTCCAGCTGAACCTGGGTGACTGGCTGTTCACCTTCTCGGCCGGCTACTATGTCTGCGCCGTGGTCATGCTGCTGGCCTTCTACCTGTCGGTGCGCATCTTCCGGTCGCCCTTTGGCATGATGCTGCGCGCGATCAAATCGAACCAGCAGCGCCTGTACTACACCGGTCTGAACGCACGGCCCTACACCCTGGCGGCCTTTGTGATCTCTGGCATGTACGCTGGCCTGGCGGGTGGGCTGATGGCCTCGATGGACCCGCTGGCAGGCGCCGAGCGTATGCAGTGGACCGCATCGGGCGAAGTCGTCCTGATGACCATCCTTGGCGGTGCCGGCACCCTGATCGGCCCGGTCCTGGGCGCAGGCATGATCAAGTATTTCGAGAACATCTTCTCGAAAATCAACGACAACGTCCTGCACGGCTGGTTCAGCTTCCTGCCCGATGGCATCGAGGATTTCCTTGTCACCATCGTGCACCCCTTTGTGGGCAAGGGCTGGCACCTGACGCTTGGCATCATCTTCATGCTTGTCGTGATCTTCCTGCCCGGCGGCCTTGTCGAAGGCGGTCAGCGCATCGGCCGACTGTTCAAGCGCAAAAAGGCCGAGGACAACGACAAATCCACCAGCACTGAGCCTGCGGAATAA
- a CDS encoding ABC transporter ATP-binding protein — protein sequence MGILEVKDVNKRFGGLQALGNVNLSVKENTVHAIIGPNGAGKSTLLNCLVGKLIPDTGSVMFDGQSVLGRKPFEINQMGISRVFQTPEIFGDLTVFENMMIPIFARRDGSFRLHAIESVQNEKELREKAEKMLEDVNMLDKRNMHTASMSRGDKRRLEMAMCLIQEPKLLLLDEPTAGMARADTNNTIDLLKQIKAERDITMAIIEHDMHVVFSLADRITVLAQGTPLVEDSPENIKGHPKVREAYLGEAH from the coding sequence ATGGGAATTCTAGAAGTCAAAGACGTCAACAAACGCTTCGGCGGGTTGCAGGCCCTTGGAAACGTGAACCTTTCCGTCAAGGAAAACACGGTTCACGCGATCATCGGCCCCAACGGCGCAGGCAAGTCGACGCTTCTGAACTGCCTTGTCGGCAAGCTGATCCCCGATACCGGATCGGTCATGTTCGACGGTCAATCGGTGCTGGGCCGCAAGCCCTTCGAGATCAACCAGATGGGCATCAGCCGGGTTTTCCAGACCCCCGAGATTTTCGGAGACCTCACGGTCTTTGAAAACATGATGATACCGATCTTTGCCCGCCGCGACGGTTCCTTCCGTCTGCACGCCATCGAAAGCGTGCAGAACGAAAAGGAGCTGCGCGAAAAGGCCGAGAAGATGCTCGAAGACGTGAACATGCTGGACAAGCGCAACATGCACACGGCTTCGATGTCGCGCGGCGACAAGCGGCGCCTGGAAATGGCCATGTGCCTGATCCAGGAACCCAAGCTGCTGCTGCTGGACGAACCCACCGCCGGCATGGCGCGCGCCGACACCAACAACACCATCGACCTTCTCAAGCAGATCAAGGCCGAGCGGGACATCACCATGGCGATCATCGAACACGATATGCACGTGGTGTTTTCGCTGGCCGACCGGATCACCGTTCTGGCGCAGGGCACCCCCCTGGTCGAGGACAGCCCCGAGAACATCAAGGGCCATCCCAAGGTCCGCGAAGCCTATCTTGGCGAAGCCCACTAA